One genomic region from Apodemus sylvaticus chromosome 1, mApoSyl1.1, whole genome shotgun sequence encodes:
- the Cd19 gene encoding B-lymphocyte antigen CD19 isoform X2, which yields MPSPLPVSFLLFLTLVGGRPQKSLLVEVEEGGNAVLPCLPDSSPVSSEKLAWYRGNQSTPFLELSSRSPRMGVHVGPKGISLVIVNVSDNMGGFYLCQKRPPFKDIWQPAWTVNVEDSGELFRWNASDVGDLDCDLRNRSSGSHRSTSGSQLYVWTKGGPKAWGTKPVCAPWGSSLNQSLINQDLTVAPGSTLWLSCGVLSVPVAKGSISWTRVHPKTLNVSLLSLNLGGEHPVREMWVWGSFLLLPQATALDEGTYYCLQGNVTSEMHVKVNARSVWLWLLKTGGWIVPVVTLVYVIFCMVSLVTFLYFQRAFILKRKRKRMTDPTRRFFKVTPPSGNGTHNQYGNVLSLPTSSSSQAHAQRWAAGLGSGPGSYGNPRIEVQDVGAQSHETGLEEEGEAYEEPDSEEDSEFYENDSNLGQDQLSQDGSGYENPEDEPIGPEEEDSFSNAESYENADEELAQPVGRTMDFLSPHGSAWDPSREASSLGSQSYEDMRGILYAAPQLHSVRSGPSHEEDADSYENMNTSDDPEPAWGEEGHKGTWGTT from the exons ATGCCatctcctctccctgtctccttcctcctcttccttaccTTAGTAGGAGGCAGGCCCCAGAAGTCCTTACTGGTGGAGGTAGAAG AGGGAGGCAATGCTGTGCTGCCCTGCCTCCCGGACTCCTCACCTGTCTCTTCTGAGAAGCTGGCCTGGTATCGAGGTAACCAGTCAACGCCCTTCCTGGAGCTGAGCTCCAGGTCCCCTCGCATGGGTGTGCACGTGGGACCCAAGGGCATCTCGCTAGTGATTGTCAATGTCTCGGACAATATGGGGGGCTTCTACCTGTGTCAGAAGAGGCCCCCTTTCAAGGACATCTGGCAGCCTGCCTGGACAGTAAATGTGGAGGATAGTG GGGAGTTGTTCCGGTGGAATGCTTCAGATGTGGGGGACCTGGACTGTGACCTAAGGAACAGGTCCTCAGGGAGCCACAGGTCCACTTCTGGTTCCCAGCTGTATGTGTGGACTAAAGGCGGTCCTAAGGCCTGGGGAACAAAGCCTGTATGTGCCCCATGGGGGAGCAGTCTGAATCAGAGTCTAATCAACCAAG ATCTCACTGTGGCCCCCGGCTCTACACTTTGGCTGTCCTGTGGGGTACTCTCTGTCCCAGTGGCCAAAGGCTCCATCTCCTGGACCCGTGTGCATCCTAAGACGCTTAATGTTTCATTACTGAGCCTAAACCTTGGGGGAGAGCACCCGGTCAGAGAGATGTGGGTTTGGGGATCTTTTCTGCTGTTGCCCCAAGCCACAGCTTTAGATGAAGGTACCTATTATTGTCTCCAAGGAAACGTGACCAGTGAGATGCACGTGAAGGTCAATGCAAGGTCAG TGTGGCTCTGGCTGTTGAAGACTGGCGGATGGATAGTCCCAGTGGTGACTTTAGTATATGTCATCTTCTGTATGGTTTCTCTGGTGACTTTTCTCTATTTTCAAAGAG CCTTTAtcctgaaaaggaaaagaaagcgaATGACCGATCCCACTAGGAG ATTCTTCAAAGTGACGCCTCCCTCAGGAAACGGGACCCACAACCAGTATGGGAATGTGCTCTCCCTTCCTACATCCTCCTCTAGCCAGG CCCATGCTCAGCGTTGGGCTGCTGGTCTAGGGAGCGGCCCTGGGTCCTATGGAAACCCACGCATTGAAGTCCAGGATGTTGGAGCTCAGAGCCATGAAACAG GactggaagaagaaggggaggccTATGAAGAGCCAGACAGCGAGGAGGACTCTGAATTCTATGAGAACGACTCCAACCTTGGGCAGGACCAGCTTTCCCAGG ATGGGAGTGGCTATGAGAACCCTGAGGATGAGCCCATAGGTCCAGAGGAAGAAGACTCCTTCTCCAATG CCGAGTCTTATGAAAATGCAGATGAGGAGCTGGCCCAACCAGTTGGCAGGACGATGG ACTTCCTGAGCCCCCATGGGTCTGCATGGGACCCCAGCAGGGAAGCGTCCTCTCTTG GGTCCCAGTCCTACGAAGACATGAGAGGGATCCTGTACGCAGCTCCTCAGCTCCACTCTGTTCGGTCTGGTCCTAGTCACGAGGAAG ATGCAGACTCTTATGAAAACATGAATACGTCTGATGACCCAGAACCAGCATGGGGAGAAGAGGGCCACAAGGGGACTTGGGGTACCACGTGA
- the Cd19 gene encoding B-lymphocyte antigen CD19 isoform X3, which yields MGVHVGPKGISLVIVNVSDNMGGFYLCQKRPPFKDIWQPAWTVNVEDSGELFRWNASDVGDLDCDLRNRSSGSHRSTSGSQLYVWTKGGPKAWGTKPVCAPWGSSLNQSLINQDLTVAPGSTLWLSCGVLSVPVAKGSISWTRVHPKTLNVSLLSLNLGGEHPVREMWVWGSFLLLPQATALDEGTYYCLQGNVTSEMHVKVNARSAVWLWLLKTGGWIVPVVTLVYVIFCMVSLVTFLYFQRAFILKRKRKRMTDPTRRFFKVTPPSGNGTHNQYGNVLSLPTSSSSQAHAQRWAAGLGSGPGSYGNPRIEVQDVGAQSHETGLEEEGEAYEEPDSEEDSEFYENDSNLGQDQLSQDGSGYENPEDEPIGPEEEDSFSNAESYENADEELAQPVGRTMDFLSPHGSAWDPSREASSLGSQSYEDMRGILYAAPQLHSVRSGPSHEEDADSYENMNTSDDPEPAWGEEGHKGTWGTT from the exons ATGGGTGTGCACGTGGGACCCAAGGGCATCTCGCTAGTGATTGTCAATGTCTCGGACAATATGGGGGGCTTCTACCTGTGTCAGAAGAGGCCCCCTTTCAAGGACATCTGGCAGCCTGCCTGGACAGTAAATGTGGAGGATAGTG GGGAGTTGTTCCGGTGGAATGCTTCAGATGTGGGGGACCTGGACTGTGACCTAAGGAACAGGTCCTCAGGGAGCCACAGGTCCACTTCTGGTTCCCAGCTGTATGTGTGGACTAAAGGCGGTCCTAAGGCCTGGGGAACAAAGCCTGTATGTGCCCCATGGGGGAGCAGTCTGAATCAGAGTCTAATCAACCAAG ATCTCACTGTGGCCCCCGGCTCTACACTTTGGCTGTCCTGTGGGGTACTCTCTGTCCCAGTGGCCAAAGGCTCCATCTCCTGGACCCGTGTGCATCCTAAGACGCTTAATGTTTCATTACTGAGCCTAAACCTTGGGGGAGAGCACCCGGTCAGAGAGATGTGGGTTTGGGGATCTTTTCTGCTGTTGCCCCAAGCCACAGCTTTAGATGAAGGTACCTATTATTGTCTCCAAGGAAACGTGACCAGTGAGATGCACGTGAAGGTCAATGCAAGGTCAG CAGTGTGGCTCTGGCTGTTGAAGACTGGCGGATGGATAGTCCCAGTGGTGACTTTAGTATATGTCATCTTCTGTATGGTTTCTCTGGTGACTTTTCTCTATTTTCAAAGAG CCTTTAtcctgaaaaggaaaagaaagcgaATGACCGATCCCACTAGGAG ATTCTTCAAAGTGACGCCTCCCTCAGGAAACGGGACCCACAACCAGTATGGGAATGTGCTCTCCCTTCCTACATCCTCCTCTAGCCAGG CCCATGCTCAGCGTTGGGCTGCTGGTCTAGGGAGCGGCCCTGGGTCCTATGGAAACCCACGCATTGAAGTCCAGGATGTTGGAGCTCAGAGCCATGAAACAG GactggaagaagaaggggaggccTATGAAGAGCCAGACAGCGAGGAGGACTCTGAATTCTATGAGAACGACTCCAACCTTGGGCAGGACCAGCTTTCCCAGG ATGGGAGTGGCTATGAGAACCCTGAGGATGAGCCCATAGGTCCAGAGGAAGAAGACTCCTTCTCCAATG CCGAGTCTTATGAAAATGCAGATGAGGAGCTGGCCCAACCAGTTGGCAGGACGATGG ACTTCCTGAGCCCCCATGGGTCTGCATGGGACCCCAGCAGGGAAGCGTCCTCTCTTG GGTCCCAGTCCTACGAAGACATGAGAGGGATCCTGTACGCAGCTCCTCAGCTCCACTCTGTTCGGTCTGGTCCTAGTCACGAGGAAG ATGCAGACTCTTATGAAAACATGAATACGTCTGATGACCCAGAACCAGCATGGGGAGAAGAGGGCCACAAGGGGACTTGGGGTACCACGTGA
- the Nfatc2ip gene encoding NFATC2-interacting protein translates to MAEPLRRRGPRSRGGRGGRGGRGARRARVARGRCPRAPQSPTRLIPDTVFVVSDSDEEVLEVVADPTEMPVARLPAPAAPEQDSDSNSEGAAEGPAGAPRMVRRRRRRLLDPGEAPVVPVYSGKVQSSLNLIPENSSLLQLCSSEPEDEADLTDSVSPPSEDALPPGSPWKKKLRKKHEKEEKKMEEFPDRDISPLPRPSSRNKSRKHTEALQKLREVNKRLQDLRSCLSPRQQPKPVLQSADDDEVVLVEGPVLPQSSRLFTLKIRCRADLVRLPVRTSEPLQNVVDHMASHLGVSPNRILLLFGETELSPTATPRTLKLGVADIIDCVVLASSSETTETSQELRLRVQGKEKHQMLEISLSPDAPLKVLMSHYEEAMGLSEHKLSFFFDGTKLSGKELPSDLGLESGDLIEVWG, encoded by the exons ATGGCGGAACCTTTGAGGAGACGTGGTCCGAGGTCCCGCGGTGGCCGCGGCGGCCGCGGCGGCCGAGGCGCTCGGAGAGCCCGAGTCGCCCGTGGCAGGTGTCCTCGCGCCCCGCAGTCTCCGACTAGGCTCATTCCAGACACCGTGTTTGTGGTCAGTGACAGCGACGAAGAGGTCTTAGAAGTCGTCGCGGACCCAACAGAGATGCCGGTCGCCCGCCTGCCCGCGCCGGCCGCACCTGAGCAGGACAGCGACAGTAACAGTGAAGGGGCAGCCGAGGGGCCTGCAGGAGCCCCGCGTATGGTccgacggcggcggcggcggctgctggATCCCGGAGAGGCGCCGGTGGTTCCTGTGTACTCCGGGAAG GTGCAGAGCAGCCTCAACCTCATTCCAGAGAATTCATCCCTCTTGCAGCTTTGCTCTTCAGAGCCTGAAGATG AGGCAGATCTGACAGATTCTGTCAGTCCTCCCTCTGAGGatgccctgcctccaggttctccctggaaaaagaagctgaggaagaagcatgagaaagaagaaaagaaaatggaagagttTCC GGACCGGGACATCTCTCCTTTACCCCGACCTTCATCaaggaacaaaagcagaaagCACACTGAGGCGCTCCAGAAATTAAG GGAAGTGAACAAGCGTCTCCAGGATCTCCGGTCCTGCTTGAGTCCCAGGCAGCAGCCGAAGCCGGTCCTCCAGAGCGCAGACGACGACGAGGTGGTCCTGGTCGAAGGGCCTGTCTTGCCACAGAGCTCTCGACTCTTCACACTCAAGATCCGCTGCCGGGCTGACCTGGTCAGATTGCCTGTCAGGACA TCGGAACCCCTTCAGAATGTAGTGGATCACATGGCCAGTCATCTTGGGGTGTCTCCAAACAGGATTCTTTTGCTCTTTGGAGAGACAGAACTGTCCCCTACTGCCACCCCTAGGACCCTAAAGCTTGGAGTGGCTGACATCATTG ATTGTGTGGTGCTAGCAAGCTCTTCAGAGACCACAGAGACGTCCCAAGAGCTCCGGCTCCGGGTGCAGGGGAAGGAGAAACACCAGATGTTGGAGATCTCACTATCTCCT GACGCTCCTCTCAAGGTCCTCATGTCACACTATGAGGAAGCCATGGGACTCTCTGAACACAAGCTCTCCTTCTTCTTTGATGGGACAAAACTTTCAGGCAAGGAGCTGCCGTCTGATCTGGGCCTGGAATCTGGAGATCTCATCGAAGTCTGGGGCTGA
- the Cd19 gene encoding B-lymphocyte antigen CD19 isoform X1: MPSPLPVSFLLFLTLVGGRPQKSLLVEVEEGGNAVLPCLPDSSPVSSEKLAWYRGNQSTPFLELSSRSPRMGVHVGPKGISLVIVNVSDNMGGFYLCQKRPPFKDIWQPAWTVNVEDSGELFRWNASDVGDLDCDLRNRSSGSHRSTSGSQLYVWTKGGPKAWGTKPVCAPWGSSLNQSLINQDLTVAPGSTLWLSCGVLSVPVAKGSISWTRVHPKTLNVSLLSLNLGGEHPVREMWVWGSFLLLPQATALDEGTYYCLQGNVTSEMHVKVNARSAVWLWLLKTGGWIVPVVTLVYVIFCMVSLVTFLYFQRAFILKRKRKRMTDPTRRFFKVTPPSGNGTHNQYGNVLSLPTSSSSQAHAQRWAAGLGSGPGSYGNPRIEVQDVGAQSHETGLEEEGEAYEEPDSEEDSEFYENDSNLGQDQLSQDGSGYENPEDEPIGPEEEDSFSNAESYENADEELAQPVGRTMDFLSPHGSAWDPSREASSLGSQSYEDMRGILYAAPQLHSVRSGPSHEEDADSYENMNTSDDPEPAWGEEGHKGTWGTT; encoded by the exons ATGCCatctcctctccctgtctccttcctcctcttccttaccTTAGTAGGAGGCAGGCCCCAGAAGTCCTTACTGGTGGAGGTAGAAG AGGGAGGCAATGCTGTGCTGCCCTGCCTCCCGGACTCCTCACCTGTCTCTTCTGAGAAGCTGGCCTGGTATCGAGGTAACCAGTCAACGCCCTTCCTGGAGCTGAGCTCCAGGTCCCCTCGCATGGGTGTGCACGTGGGACCCAAGGGCATCTCGCTAGTGATTGTCAATGTCTCGGACAATATGGGGGGCTTCTACCTGTGTCAGAAGAGGCCCCCTTTCAAGGACATCTGGCAGCCTGCCTGGACAGTAAATGTGGAGGATAGTG GGGAGTTGTTCCGGTGGAATGCTTCAGATGTGGGGGACCTGGACTGTGACCTAAGGAACAGGTCCTCAGGGAGCCACAGGTCCACTTCTGGTTCCCAGCTGTATGTGTGGACTAAAGGCGGTCCTAAGGCCTGGGGAACAAAGCCTGTATGTGCCCCATGGGGGAGCAGTCTGAATCAGAGTCTAATCAACCAAG ATCTCACTGTGGCCCCCGGCTCTACACTTTGGCTGTCCTGTGGGGTACTCTCTGTCCCAGTGGCCAAAGGCTCCATCTCCTGGACCCGTGTGCATCCTAAGACGCTTAATGTTTCATTACTGAGCCTAAACCTTGGGGGAGAGCACCCGGTCAGAGAGATGTGGGTTTGGGGATCTTTTCTGCTGTTGCCCCAAGCCACAGCTTTAGATGAAGGTACCTATTATTGTCTCCAAGGAAACGTGACCAGTGAGATGCACGTGAAGGTCAATGCAAGGTCAG CAGTGTGGCTCTGGCTGTTGAAGACTGGCGGATGGATAGTCCCAGTGGTGACTTTAGTATATGTCATCTTCTGTATGGTTTCTCTGGTGACTTTTCTCTATTTTCAAAGAG CCTTTAtcctgaaaaggaaaagaaagcgaATGACCGATCCCACTAGGAG ATTCTTCAAAGTGACGCCTCCCTCAGGAAACGGGACCCACAACCAGTATGGGAATGTGCTCTCCCTTCCTACATCCTCCTCTAGCCAGG CCCATGCTCAGCGTTGGGCTGCTGGTCTAGGGAGCGGCCCTGGGTCCTATGGAAACCCACGCATTGAAGTCCAGGATGTTGGAGCTCAGAGCCATGAAACAG GactggaagaagaaggggaggccTATGAAGAGCCAGACAGCGAGGAGGACTCTGAATTCTATGAGAACGACTCCAACCTTGGGCAGGACCAGCTTTCCCAGG ATGGGAGTGGCTATGAGAACCCTGAGGATGAGCCCATAGGTCCAGAGGAAGAAGACTCCTTCTCCAATG CCGAGTCTTATGAAAATGCAGATGAGGAGCTGGCCCAACCAGTTGGCAGGACGATGG ACTTCCTGAGCCCCCATGGGTCTGCATGGGACCCCAGCAGGGAAGCGTCCTCTCTTG GGTCCCAGTCCTACGAAGACATGAGAGGGATCCTGTACGCAGCTCCTCAGCTCCACTCTGTTCGGTCTGGTCCTAGTCACGAGGAAG ATGCAGACTCTTATGAAAACATGAATACGTCTGATGACCCAGAACCAGCATGGGGAGAAGAGGGCCACAAGGGGACTTGGGGTACCACGTGA